One genomic segment of bacterium includes these proteins:
- a CDS encoding DUF3187 family protein has protein sequence MLDSRRGARDGAFRAHALGVRAARVWLSAGLFLAAVFAAMPAPAQDAPLQEISDETIFGEACVCEQAQANIFPDPSISRSRALDGAGAAAFSAFGAPTLHNIANVVQVSHTQLLFDVVLQEDSQREQTESDAIDRRHVRLHYTPGVTAIVPLAGKSAAGFGGNFVALGSIAHRVTDGDSRVRSDAAFGSRSRKLSNTVKMRTQATNVRAGLTYGFNDWVALGVAGRGALWQYADIIHSFSFNDYAIPRTWETDRANWEGGAFATAASPEVGFLLRPFKALQLGVAYEHGGNGRTTLTTDQEYRIVRPAEDFVDRRDVDVDVYSVLAPRLVAGLAYNLPNGLQFLAEYYWRRPMERDDIELLTERHRGTLAAEYFLVHEFALRAGLSYTADEEEAFDGMPGFGFGLSFLGANERFLADVDFRYHGVSRADDGINRGSEIAGGLMLGTAF, from the coding sequence ATGCTCGATTCCCGTCGTGGCGCGCGTGATGGTGCGTTCCGCGCGCATGCGCTTGGCGTGCGCGCGGCCCGTGTATGGCTCTCCGCCGGCCTGTTTCTTGCCGCCGTTTTCGCGGCGATGCCCGCGCCGGCGCAAGACGCGCCGTTGCAGGAGATCTCCGACGAGACGATCTTCGGCGAGGCGTGCGTGTGCGAACAGGCGCAGGCGAACATCTTTCCCGATCCGTCGATCTCGCGATCGCGCGCGCTTGACGGCGCGGGCGCCGCGGCGTTCTCCGCGTTCGGCGCGCCGACGCTGCACAACATCGCGAACGTGGTTCAGGTTTCGCACACGCAGCTTCTGTTCGACGTCGTGCTGCAGGAAGACAGCCAGCGCGAGCAGACCGAATCCGACGCGATCGACCGACGGCACGTGCGCCTGCACTACACGCCGGGCGTGACCGCCATCGTTCCGTTGGCGGGCAAAAGCGCCGCCGGTTTCGGCGGCAATTTCGTGGCGCTCGGATCGATCGCTCATCGCGTCACGGACGGCGACTCGCGCGTGCGCAGCGACGCGGCGTTCGGCAGCCGGTCGCGCAAGCTCTCCAACACCGTGAAAATGCGCACGCAGGCGACGAATGTGCGCGCGGGCCTGACGTACGGGTTCAACGACTGGGTGGCGCTTGGTGTCGCCGGGCGCGGGGCTCTGTGGCAATACGCGGACATCATCCATTCGTTCAGCTTCAACGACTACGCGATTCCGCGGACGTGGGAGACGGACCGCGCGAATTGGGAAGGCGGCGCTTTCGCCACGGCCGCGTCGCCGGAGGTGGGCTTCTTGCTACGGCCGTTCAAGGCCTTGCAGCTCGGCGTCGCGTACGAGCACGGCGGCAACGGGCGCACCACGCTGACGACCGACCAGGAATACCGCATCGTGCGGCCGGCCGAGGATTTCGTCGACCGGCGCGATGTCGATGTGGATGTGTATTCCGTGCTGGCGCCCCGGCTTGTCGCGGGGCTCGCGTACAATCTGCCGAACGGCCTTCAGTTCCTGGCGGAATATTATTGGCGCCGCCCGATGGAGCGCGACGATATCGAGCTTCTGACCGAGCGGCATCGCGGCACGCTGGCCGCGGAGTATTTCCTCGTGCACGAGTTCGCGCTGCGCGCGGGCCTTTCGTACACGGCGGACGAGGAAGAGGCGTTCGACGGCATGCCGGGCTTTGGGTTCGGCCTCTCGTTTCTGGGCGCCAACGAGCGTTTTCTCGCCGACGTGGATTTCCGCTATCACGGCGTGTCCCGCGCGGACGACGGCATCAATCGCGGCAGCGAGATCGCCGGCGGCCTGATGCTCGGCACCGCGTTCTGA